The Pantoea phytobeneficialis genome has a segment encoding these proteins:
- the purF gene encoding amidophosphoribosyltransferase translates to MCGIVGITGFMPVNQSIYDALTVLQHRGQDAAGICTIDALNCFRLRKANGLVSDVFEARHMQRLQGNIGIGHVRYPTAGSSSASEAQPFYVNSPYGITLAHNGNLTNAHELRKQLFEVGRRHVNTTSDSEILLNIFAQELDRFQHYPLEADNIFAAVAAVHQQVRGAYAVVSMIIGHGMVAFRDPNGIRPLVLGKRVIADGRTEYMVASESVALDTLGFEFIRDVAPGEAVYITEQGQLSTRQCAENPKSNPCLFEYVYFARPDSFLDKISVYSARVRMGTKLGEKIAREWEDLDIDVVIPIPETSTDVALEIARILDKPYRQGFVKNRYVGRTFIMPGQHLRRSAVRRKLNANRAEFRDKNVLLVDDSIVRGTTSEQIIEMAREAGAKRVYLASAAPEIRFPNVYGIDMPSATELIAHGREVEEIRQLIKADALIFQDLDDLIEAVREENPDIAQFECSVFNGVYVTKDVDQRYLDYLQSLRNDDAKAIARQTEVEGLELHNEG, encoded by the coding sequence ATGTGCGGTATTGTTGGTATCACCGGTTTTATGCCAGTAAACCAGTCGATCTATGACGCGTTAACGGTGCTACAGCACCGCGGGCAGGATGCCGCCGGCATTTGTACCATCGATGCGCTGAACTGCTTTCGTCTGCGCAAAGCCAACGGGCTGGTGAGCGATGTCTTCGAAGCACGCCACATGCAGCGTTTGCAGGGCAACATCGGGATTGGTCATGTACGCTACCCGACAGCAGGCAGCTCCAGCGCCTCTGAAGCGCAGCCTTTCTATGTGAACTCCCCTTATGGCATTACACTGGCGCACAACGGCAACCTGACTAACGCACACGAGCTGCGTAAACAGCTGTTCGAAGTGGGTCGCCGTCACGTCAACACCACCTCAGATTCCGAAATCCTGCTGAACATTTTTGCGCAGGAGCTGGACCGTTTTCAGCATTACCCGCTGGAAGCTGACAACATTTTTGCCGCAGTGGCTGCGGTGCACCAGCAGGTGCGCGGGGCTTACGCGGTGGTTTCGATGATTATCGGTCACGGTATGGTGGCCTTCCGCGACCCGAACGGTATCCGTCCGTTGGTACTGGGTAAACGCGTGATTGCTGATGGTCGCACCGAGTATATGGTCGCGTCCGAGAGCGTCGCGCTGGATACGCTGGGCTTTGAATTTATTCGTGACGTAGCGCCGGGCGAAGCGGTGTACATCACCGAGCAGGGCCAACTCTCGACCCGCCAGTGTGCTGAGAACCCGAAAAGTAATCCGTGTCTGTTCGAGTACGTTTACTTTGCGCGTCCGGATTCCTTCCTTGATAAGATCTCGGTCTACAGCGCGCGCGTCCGTATGGGCACCAAGCTGGGTGAGAAAATTGCTCGTGAATGGGAAGATCTCGACATCGACGTGGTGATTCCGATTCCGGAAACCTCAACCGATGTGGCGTTGGAAATCGCCCGTATTCTCGACAAACCGTATCGCCAGGGTTTTGTGAAAAACCGTTACGTGGGCCGTACCTTTATTATGCCGGGTCAGCATCTGCGCCGTAGCGCGGTGCGTCGTAAGCTGAACGCCAACCGTGCCGAGTTCCGTGACAAAAACGTGTTGCTGGTGGATGACTCCATCGTGCGCGGTACCACCTCTGAGCAGATTATCGAGATGGCGCGTGAAGCGGGTGCCAAGCGTGTCTATCTGGCTTCAGCCGCACCGGAAATTCGTTTCCCGAATGTCTACGGTATCGACATGCCGAGCGCAACTGAGCTTATCGCTCACGGTCGTGAAGTGGAAGAGATTCGCCAGCTGATCAAAGCTGACGCGCTGATTTTCCAGGATTTGGACGATTTGATTGAAGCGGTTCGCGAAGAGAACCCGGATATCGCACAGTTCGAGTGTTCGGTGTTTAACGGTGTTTATGTCACCAAAGACGTTGACCAACGTTATCTGGACTACCTCCAGTCACTGCGTAACGACGATGCGAAAGCCATTGCACGTCAGACTGAGGTTGAAGGTCTGGAACTGCATAACGAAGGTTAA